A stretch of the Planctomycetia bacterium genome encodes the following:
- a CDS encoding PIN domain-containing protein, protein MNIAFADTFYFIALLSRRDRAHAEAIEFDASYLGRIVTSDWVLLELADAFSAVDNRQRFATLFDFAAISEGYEVVRASDADFDAGLLLYRSRSDKEWSLTDCISFTIMHRLGLHDAITGDQHFAQAGFNILLPRIVP, encoded by the coding sequence ATGAACATCGCTTTCGCCGACACTTTCTATTTTATTGCCTTGCTAAGTCGTAGGGATCGCGCACACGCTGAGGCGATCGAATTTGACGCTTCCTACCTTGGGCGTATCGTGACATCGGATTGGGTACTTCTGGAACTAGCCGATGCTTTCTCCGCCGTGGACAATCGTCAGCGATTCGCGACGCTATTTGACTTTGCTGCGATCTCCGAAGGATACGAGGTAGTGCGAGCCTCCGACGCCGACTTCGACGCCGGATTGCTGCTCTATCGAAGTCGATCGGACAAAGAATGGTCGCTGACCGACTGCATATCGTTTACGATCATGCATCGGCTTGGCCTCCACGATGCCATCACCGGCGACCAGCATTTCGCTCAAGCAGGCTTCAACATCCTCCTGCCGAGGATCGTTCCATGA
- a CDS encoding glucose 1-dehydrogenase, with amino-acid sequence MKAIAVRPGKKNSVHLADLPKPKLDDVPDGRGVLIRVLKVGVDATDKEINDAQYGNSPPGFDFLVLGHEFFGIVDSVGPNVRNVKPGDYVTATVRRPGGSIYDKIGTSDMTSEETYYERGINLLHGYLTEYIVDDCEFIVQMPVGLKHLHVLAEPMSCAAKAVQQAFEVQRRLRVWRPRVAYVLGAGQIGLLTTLILRLRNLEVYTVARGEAPNLKSEIVTGMGSTYVSTKQKSIKQLSEEVGKADLIIDATGSSAIAFGAMEVLGHNGVLVWTSITGGRNHIEVPGDKVNLDWVLGNKLLVGSVNANRDHFEMGIRDLAVGEVTWPGVIKKILTTPVRGLDNYQEMMRLLVEDQSALKVYVDVAEG; translated from the coding sequence ATGAAAGCCATTGCCGTTCGTCCCGGAAAGAAAAACAGCGTTCATCTGGCCGACCTGCCGAAGCCCAAGCTGGACGACGTGCCGGACGGCCGGGGCGTGTTGATTCGCGTCTTGAAGGTCGGCGTCGACGCCACGGACAAGGAAATCAACGACGCGCAGTACGGGAACTCTCCCCCCGGCTTCGACTTCCTGGTGCTGGGACACGAGTTCTTCGGCATCGTGGATTCCGTCGGCCCGAATGTCCGCAACGTGAAGCCGGGCGACTATGTGACCGCGACGGTTCGGCGCCCAGGCGGGTCGATCTACGACAAGATCGGCACTTCCGACATGACCAGCGAGGAGACGTACTACGAGCGCGGCATCAACCTGCTGCACGGGTACCTGACGGAATACATCGTTGACGACTGCGAATTCATCGTCCAAATGCCAGTCGGGCTCAAGCACTTGCACGTGCTGGCGGAGCCGATGAGCTGCGCCGCCAAGGCGGTCCAGCAGGCCTTCGAAGTTCAGCGCCGTTTGAGAGTCTGGCGTCCGCGCGTGGCGTACGTGCTGGGCGCGGGGCAGATCGGATTGCTCACGACTCTGATTCTTCGGTTGCGCAATCTGGAGGTGTATACCGTCGCCCGGGGCGAAGCGCCGAATTTGAAATCGGAAATCGTCACTGGAATGGGCTCCACTTATGTCAGTACCAAACAGAAATCGATCAAGCAGCTTTCCGAGGAAGTCGGCAAGGCGGACTTGATCATCGACGCGACCGGCTCCAGCGCCATTGCCTTCGGCGCGATGGAAGTGCTCGGTCATAACGGCGTGCTGGTCTGGACCAGCATCACTGGCGGGCGCAACCACATCGAAGTGCCCGGGGATAAGGTCAACCTCGATTGGGTACTCGGCAACAAGTTGTTGGTGGGTAGCGTGAACGCCAACCGCGATCACTTTGAAATGGGCATCCGCGACCTGGCCGTCGGCGAAGTCACCTGGCCGGGCGTGATCAAGAAGATCCTCACGACGCCCGTCCGCGGCCTGGACAACTACCAGGAAATGATGCGGCTGCTGGTCGAAGACCAGAGCGCGCTCAAGGTGTATGTGGACGTGGCGGAGGGCTAG